From the Halalkalicoccus subterraneus genome, one window contains:
- a CDS encoding 50S ribosomal protein L6, whose translation MPRTEITLPDEVDCEIDHLDVTISGPDGEVTRRLWYPDVTVSTETVTEAVETDDGETDERDVEALVIESETDNAKTNATIGTFESHVRNMVLGVTGGWEYRMEVLYSHFPMQVEIDGEDVVIENFLGERAPRRTTIHGDTQVEIDGEEIVLSGPNKEDVGQTAADIEQLTRVSGKDNRVFQDGVYITEKPKGGV comes from the coding sequence GACGAGGTCGACTGCGAGATCGACCACCTCGACGTGACGATCTCGGGGCCCGACGGCGAGGTCACTCGCCGGCTGTGGTACCCCGACGTCACCGTTTCGACCGAGACGGTCACCGAAGCGGTCGAGACCGACGACGGCGAAACGGACGAGCGCGACGTCGAAGCCCTCGTCATCGAGAGCGAGACGGATAACGCGAAAACCAACGCCACCATCGGCACCTTCGAAAGCCACGTGCGGAACATGGTTCTTGGCGTCACCGGTGGCTGGGAGTACCGCATGGAAGTGCTGTACTCTCACTTCCCGATGCAGGTAGAGATCGACGGCGAGGACGTCGTCATCGAGAACTTCCTCGGCGAGCGAGCCCCTCGAAGAACGACGATCCACGGCGATACGCAGGTGGAGATCGACGGCGAGGAGATCGTCCTCTCGGGACCGAACAAGGAGGACGTCGGACAGACCGCCGCGGACATCGAACAGCTCACTCGGGTGTCCGGCAAGGACAACCGCGTCTTCCAGGACGGGGTCTACATCACCGAGAAACCGAAA